In Aspergillus chevalieri M1 DNA, chromosome 7, nearly complete sequence, the sequence AGTCGCCGTGGACTGCGTCGTGGGCCACCCGGACGGCAAAGAGGACACCGAATCAAAAGAGAACGAAGCGCGGGTTGCCCTCGAGCAGGGCGCGACGGAGATCGACATGGTTGTCAACTTCTCGTTCCTGAAACAACAGAGGTACACGGAGGTCTATGCGGATATCCTTGAAGTGCGCAAGGTCGCAGCAGATGCTAAGTTGAAAGTCACTCTTGAGACGCCGGTGTTGACTCGCGACGAGGTCATTGCGGGTTGTGTCATTGCGAGCCTTGCGGGGGCTGATTTCGTCAAGTCCTGCACGGGAACTAAGGAGCCGTATCCGTCGACCGAGACTATAGGTTTGATGAGGGCTACTGTCGATGCTGTTGGTAGGGGAACGAAGGTCAAGGCGAGTGGTGATTTCAAGACTTCGGAAGAGGTTAttgagatgatgaaggctgGGGCTGATCGGGTGGCTAGCTCTTCATCGGGAGAGGTTCTGGAGCAGTTGAATAGTGAAGAATTGCACGAGCAGGGTGCATCACATTCCATGTATTAACCGTCGTGGTGTTATGTTCAATCGTAGTTGTTGATGTTGAATTCATTCATTTACAATCTTTCATCTGTATTGTCGGCGGAGCATGACGTCATCGCCCAGGGACCGCAAAAATTTTTGGAAATGCGGACACGCCTTTTGATCCGATCCCATTAGACAACTGTCAAAGTCAATATATCATAATATAACTCTCCT encodes:
- a CDS encoding 2-deoxyribose-5-phosphate aldolase (COG:F;~EggNog:ENOG410PQA3;~InterPro:IPR011343,IPR028581,IPR002915,IPR013785;~PFAM:PF01791;~go_component: GO:0005737 - cytoplasm [Evidence IEA];~go_function: GO:0003824 - catalytic activity [Evidence IEA];~go_function: GO:0004139 - deoxyribose-phosphate aldolase activity [Evidence IEA];~go_function: GO:0016829 - lyase activity [Evidence IEA];~go_process: GO:0009264 - deoxyribonucleotide catabolic process [Evidence IEA]); its protein translation is MTSIKTPNTNDEWAALISAMRDSLPSTYNVYHTPRPGIIYRSLDHTLVLDSATEEDVDKLCADAQFHRFASVCVRPKHVRQAVRGLEKAQEVAVDCVVGHPDGKEDTESKENEARVALEQGATEIDMVVNFSFLKQQRYTEVYADILEVRKVAADAKLKVTLETPVLTRDEVIAGCVIASLAGADFVKSCTGTKEPYPSTETIGLMRATVDAVGRGTKVKASGDFKTSEEVIEMMKAGADRVASSSSGEVLEQLNSEELHEQGASHSMY